A window of Numenius arquata chromosome 10, bNumArq3.hap1.1, whole genome shotgun sequence genomic DNA:
CACATTTGTCCCCAATTTAAATTCGACTTCGTTGGCACAGGGAAGCATTTGCACAAAACTATTCCAGTGTCCTCAAACAACGGGACGGAACTTAAAATTCTTAGATGTCTGTATAACAAAAGATGTCAGTATAACTGATGGCAGACGAGCGCACAGCAGCCAACTACGGTACTTCAAAGCTAAAAATGACAACTTTGATTGAAAAAGCTGAAGGCAGCTGGAATGTGAAGGCCAAGATACAAAGACACGTTTTAGTAGCTCAACTTGAAATACAAGCACCATCAGTTTCTGCACAAGAATTATTTTAGAGGCTgaagactgaaatgcaggacagatgcacatttaaatgcattttgagaTAACCCTGAAACTAAAGCTGATTCTTAAAGCTGATTTCtatcaaaaaaaccacccaaacccaaaCATCAACTCTTATACGTTACAAATTGTTTAAGAAGCTTCTGGCACAAGAGAACTTTGTCtataaggtatttttattttaatataaagttATAAAAAATCAGACTGCTGAAGTTCAATTACTAATTTGTGAAACAGCCCAAAAACtacatctgaaggaaaaaaattgtaaaaatatttccagctcaCCCAAAACTAACTGTGGCCAATAGGTTACTCTCTTCATCAGAGGGTAGGTGATCACAAGAGACAAAGAGGCTGCTCCCAGAATAATACTGTAAAAAGTACCAAGAGGTGTATTGTTTGCCAGTCTAAAGATCACAAGATACAGTGCAGTTTTACAGGAGCTGAACTGTACATAGTACTGAACTAGTTCTTTTGCTTTCAAACATAATTCCACAAGTGATAagctcctccctctgcccccaacaccttttctgctgaaaatctcTGTGCTCAACTCTGGACCcagaatcaaattttaaaaaccaaaagagaactTATACCTCACCTATAGTAATTCAGACACAGAAGCACACAAAGTGCCAAACTAAGCTGTCCCCCAAGAAAAACGAGGGACTGAAAAGTGGAGATATCTCCAGCTGCCAGGGGTCTACTTGCTGTCCTTGCAACCTAAACATGGAAACAATAATGTTAATACCAAATCCAACATAATACATTCCAATGCATCTTAAAACTAGAAGTCACACCATTGGCatataagaggaaaaataaacagaaacaggtCACAGAATGTATGAGATGAGGTTCCTTTAACGATACAAACCTAGCATATCATCACAGACACGAGCTGTATTTCTAAGCAGCAGCACTTATAATAAAAGCATGCAGGCTTTAAAAACTAGAGCAGAATAAAGTGCCACTTGTGTGCAAGGAGGCTGATTAGAAACACTATAGGCATCTTGTGTATGAATTTTAttaccttaggaaaaaaaaagtcagacaaaGTCAGTTGTGAGCTAATTATCCCAATTTCAAGCAGCAGTTCTGTGCTTAAATGCTTTAAAGTGATTACCATGTAAAATATCCTAAAGATGCAGGGCTCCTCTAGCACGCAGAAACATTGTTAATATCTATGAAAGGACAATTACTTTAATCCTAGTCAGGATACAATGAAGTTTAGAAACTCTGTCTGGAACAAGAAATCATAAGAGGcaaactgaaggaagaaacaaatatCAGAAAAAAGTTAAATGGTGAGGTACTTGCAAAAGGTGACcattgtcaaaagaaaaaaaaaaaaaagttttgcatgTTGATGAAAATAGTGTAAATTCTATTTGAAGAGGTTCAAAAGCCAACTTTTTATACACTATTATGTATGTATAAAGTGTTCTGCATATGCTTTAATAATGTGTATTTAAATAGACACTTTTAGTTTGTTCTCCCCCCCCTCAATCAGGTTATGTTAAATGTCAAACACTGCTTTTGCAGTTTAAACATGTACTTAACATATTTGTGACCAATTCCACTGCACATCGTAACCAAGCACGGGCTGtgtcatttaaagaaaagaaaacatttaccaAGTAATCAGTAACGTAAAATCTAAAACCTCTAAAATCAACACCATCACCAACACAAGCCAACATCCTGTTATTGACCTGGCCCCTATCGCACTTGTTCTGAAGATATCCTTTTAAGGTATGcaagaaaggaatttttaaaactcTACATCTAACCACATGACACGCATAAATGAATTCTTACTAGTCACACCCTCCACCCTGTCAAATATTTTTAGTGTATATAGACGCTCATATCCTCCAAACTCTAAACCATCCAAAGCTGTCACAAAACCTGTGCTGATTCATTGCCTTCTCAACAGCACAAATACAACAGTGCTGTAAGAAGAACTTGACATACCAGATTGGCTCATTATCCTGTCTCTTGCCAGCGCTgcaacccaaaaccccaaaccagaggAACAATATAAGGAACAGAAAACAGGACAAGCAAACGGTGAGGCATCACCAGGATACTCCCCTCCAAGCCTGCACCTCCTCACGTTTCAACATCTGACACTGGGCACTGCCTTTtgctcattttcctcttctgaacaAAAGAGAGGTGAAAAATACAACATAATGGAAGAGGATTAGGCTCAGGGTTGGGCATGACACTCTTAACAGCCATTCCCATGTAGTAATTAACAATACTCAAGGAAACCCTGCtactgaaaattgaaaataaaataaaaatgttgttctTGAGTAGATCATAACTAGCAAGTGTAGCAAAACAGTGTTGTTTATTTCGTTCTGTCATGCAAAACAAAGTTGAAAAAGAAACTTGTTCAAGTACTACCTACAGCTGACAACGTGTATTTTATCTTACACAGGGGGAAGTACTCTAGAGGACTTAACTACAGTCCTAGACAGAGAAATGTTATACAAACAAAAATGATTTCTACTATTCTAGGAGGAAACGTTGACAAATTAGTTGAATGCATCTCAGACAGAAACACAGAGGAatgtagtgcccgagattgttggtttgtgtctgtttgtgagtgggtgtggtgtgtggtggttttttttgtttttttgttggttggggtttgtttgggtttcttttggtttggtttttttttgtttgtttgtttgggttttttttttttgtggttggactcaatgatctcaaaggtcccttccaaccatgaagattctgtgattctgaaccCGGAGCCCTATGCCTGCACTCAGCAAGGGAGTTGGTGATGCTGGAGATGAGCAGACACGTACTTGGTTAATTAACCAGCAAGTCACTTCCCTAGGTCTTTGCAACCCTAGGGGGGTTTCTCAACCTTTTTGTCGTAGTCTTGATCCCACATGTCGTTGATCGTGCAGCCGGCTCCGCGCATGAGCACCGCTCCCACGCCGAACAGGGACAGCATGTGCCAGTCAGGGAGACAGCCCGGCTCGGCCGCCAAGCCGATGCTCCAGGTGCACGGCAGGTACAGCAGCCACGTCCCTGGGGGAACACAAAATCGGCGGGTGGGGTGAGACGAGGAGCGGGGGTGCCATGTCACCGCAAACCGGCAGGTAAAACTTCTAAGGCTCAATTtaaagttttagaaagcaggcattctttattgccGTGTCGGCTgtacaggggatcgctcctcctattgtgcacaccgaatactgttgtcaaattaaatttatacacaacagggatacatattcaatgtaattccaagaaaacattagcatattcattacgtTTCCGAGAATTCATTTACATACTATAATGAGCTTCGGGGCATGCgtagttgtgccttctggtggtcctcattttgagtgagagttgtttcttcctcaatcttcatcttcttcacctgtcctttggctcgcttttcatgttggcaaaagattctaactgcttaattgctcattaaaactaacgatctccctgctaccacctgtttgtcagaaaACGTCCGTATTTAAtgcatccctgtcttaggtcaccatgttctcagggccacgtacttcctttcttatcttactaagtccttgaaaccattggGGTGGTTGCTAAGATAGCcatatttcttctctaaaagaaaattctctacagtttaaccatttatgaCCTGCATAAAACCTGCCTTAGGCACCAGCCGCGGCAGCTGGCTGCCCAGTAAGGGCACGGCCGAGCAGACAGGCGCGTTTTTCGGCAAgaccctctgcccagagcaagGGCGCCTGTGGCCGGGGAGGGGTGGCCCCGCCACACCGCCACTCCCGCCCACCCCTCGGGGCCGGCATCACCCGCACCCCCCGGCCCGCACCACCCGCTGCAGACCAGCGCCACGGCtacggccccggccccgctcaccgGCGGGCTGATGCAGTCGCATGAGGTGCAGGTAAGGCTGCAGCGGGGCCGGCGCGGCGCGCACCAGCTCGGCCGCCGAAAAGCTGAGCGGCCTCGGGGATCCCGGCGGCGCGGAGGGGCGGCGCAGcggcagggggaggaggggggggggcggcggcggcgaagGGCAGGTGGGCAGCGCGGAGGCTGGGGGCGCCCCGGCAGAGCCGCGCTAGGAGCGCCGCCATCTTGTCGCCCCCGCGCTTCCGGCGTGGCAGTGTCACGCGACGCCGCGCACGCGCAGCGCCCCCGTCTGAGGGAGCGGGGCCGGGTCAGGCGAGGCGggcgtcgccgccgccgccgctcctcgcttGGGCGGGCCGTGGCGGCTGGTCCCTCGCTCCTGGGCACCCAAACCGAGGGTCAGGCCGGGCAGAGCTCGCCCCGGCGGCGCTGGAGCAGCCGCTTCCCCCGAGGCCGCGGAGCCCGGCAGGAATCGGGTGTGCCGTGGGCCTGGCACAGGTAGGGAGGACGGCAGGCGGGTCTCCTGGCAGGAGGTGTGAGGGAGGCTAGGGCTTCGCCTGCTGGCGGCTTCGAGCAGTGAATGCTGACAGAGCACCCGGGGGGACCGATGGCCAAACAACAGGATGCACAGATTTAATGACTTCCGCCATCTTTTGTTACCGCACCTCAGCACCTCACTAAATTTTTACCCCACACTTTTACCACTAAATTTTTTCAGTCTTCCGTGCTATTTGTTGAAGTCTCATAGGTGACtgtatacagaatcatagaatcattcaggttggaaaagacccttgggatcatcgagtccaaccatctaccccactctacaaagttctcccctacaccatatcccccaacaccacatctaaacgactcttaaacacattcagggatggtgactcaaccccctccctgggcagcctgttccagtgtctgaccactctttctgtgaaaaattctttcctaatattcagtctaaacctaccctgctggagcttgaagccattccctctcgttctgtcatcaattacctgtgcgaagagaccagcaccaacttctctacagtgtcctttcaagtagttgtagagagtgatgaggtctcccctcagcctcctcttcctcaaactaaacagtcccagctccctcaatcgttcttcgtatgatt
This region includes:
- the COQ2 gene encoding LOW QUALITY PROTEIN: 4-hydroxybenzoate polyprenyltransferase, mitochondrial (The sequence of the model RefSeq protein was modified relative to this genomic sequence to represent the inferred CDS: deleted 1 base in 1 codon) codes for the protein MAALLARLCRGAPSLRAAHLPFAAAAPPPPPPPLRRPSAPPGSPRPLSFSAAELVRAAPAPLQPYLHLMRLHQPAGTWLLYLPCTWSIGLAAEPGCLPDWHMLSLFGVGAVLMRGAGCTINDMWDQDYDKKVARTASRPLAAGDISTFQSLVFLGGQLSLALCVLLCLNYYSIILGAASLSLVITYPLMKRVTYWPQLVLGLTFNWGALLGWSAIKGSCEWSVCLPLYFAGVMWTLVYDTIYAHQDKKDDIIVGVKSTALQFKEDTKQWLSGFSLAMLLSLCVAGMNCNQTFPYYSAVAAVGAHLAHQIYTLDIDKPEDCWKKFASNRTAGVLLFTGIVLGNLWKQKDSKNVEEPLENR